The DNA region TGGCGCTTGTTCAACAGATGGTCGGCCAGCCCGATCACCGGCTGGAACAGCCGCACCGATTCCTCGCTGACCGGCTGGTCGCGCCAGCCGCGCTTCTCCACCCAGCCGCCGACGCCCAGCAGGAAGGCGGTGTAGCGGTCCGAGCGGATCGCCTCGCGCACGCCCTCATAGGCCCGCAGGCGCTTGGCCTCGGCGGCGGCGGCCAGCGTGTCGAGATCCTCGACCGCCGAGCGGCCATGCCCATCGGCGCGGTGGAAGGCGTCGCGCACCGGAGCCAGCAGCTCCTCGCCGAACACATCCCAGTCGCGCGCCGGCCCCAGGCTGCCGGCCAGCCATTTGATCTCGCCGACCAGCCAGAGGTATTGCACGGTCGGGATGAAGGGCCGGAACAGCGCGGTGGCCGAGCGCAGCCGGCGCAGGGCGACGCGCATCTGGTGGACGCCCTCCGGATCCTCGCCGGCCAGCGTCACCGCCTCGTTGGCGATCATGTGAGCGAGGCAGGCGCGCACGATGCGGGCGACCGCCCCTTCCACCGTGGTCTCGGGGTCGAGCAGCAGCTTCTCCGCCTTCACCGCCTTGTCGGCCTCGCCGTTGGCCAGCGCATGGCCGCGCTCCGCCTTGCTGCGCATCTCCAGCCGCAGCGGGGCGGCCTTGGCGAGATCCTGCGCCAGCTCGTAGAGGGCGGCGGGCGTGCCCTCCTTCAGCTCCAGCTCGACCTCGCACAGCTCGCGCGACCGACCGTCGGGCAGCATGATGCTGCCGCGGTCGAAGGCGATCTCGATGCGGGCGGCCCCGTCCCCCTCGCCCAGCGTCACGTCCTGGGTCGTGCGCTCGACGATGGAGGTGAAGACCGGCTGCAACTCCGACTCGCCGAGCGGACCCAGCAGGTCGATGGCCGCCTCGTCGGCGATCAGCGTCAGGTCGGGGGTGGCGGAGGTGACCGCGCATTCCCACTCGCCGCGCCCGATCCCGTCCTCGTCCGGGGCCGACTTGACCGTCTGGACAAAGCCGTCGCCGGTCTTGCGCACCCGCAGCGTCACCTTGCGCGCGGCGAGCCGGCGGTCCTCGGTGTCGTAATAGGTGCTTTCCAGGGTTCGCGTCGCCGCCGGGCCTGCCGCCCGGTCTGCGATGGCGGGAGCGGCGCGCAGCCTGTCGAAATCCTCCGGCTGCGCAGCCAGCTTCAATTCCGTCTCGCGGTTGATGTCCGCCTCAGCCATCGCCTGCGCTTCAACCCCCGTTTTGCGGCCCATCGGCCTACAGTTGGGTGTTTGCACAGGCCATGCACAGGGTCAAGTTACGGAAATGTTGCAGAAGCCTGTGGTTGCGGCGATGTCGGGCGCTGCATCCGCCCTTCCGTTCAAGGGGTTGCAGGGTCATTATGCCCCATTTCGCCCCACCCCTGGGCCGTTGCAAAGCGGGCAGGGCTGTGATTGGGTTCCGCCGAATAGACTCTGGGGCCGCATCCATCGCGGGACGGCCATAAATGCGGCCATAAAGACGGCCATACATACGGGAAGTGCGACGATGACCGATTTCAACACGATCGACGACCTCGAGGTGAGCGGCAAGACGGTGCTGGTGCGCGCCGACCTGAATGTTCCGATGCAGGACGGCAAGGTGTCCGACACCACCCGCATCGACCGCCTCGCCCCCACCCTGACGGAGCTGTCGTCCAAGGGCGCCAAGGTCGTGGTCCTGTCGCATTTCGGCCGGCCGAAGAACGGCCCGGACGCCAAGAACTCGCTGCGCAACGTGCTGGACGCGCTCAGCGCCGCCGTCGGCCAGAAGGTTGCCTTCGCCGAGGATTGCGTCGGCGACAAGGCGAAGGAGGCCATCGCCAAGGTGCATGAGGGCGCCATCGTCCTCCTGGAGAACACCCGCTTCCACGCCGAGGAGGAGAAGAACGACCAGGATTTCGCCAGGCAGATGGCCGAGCTGGGCGACCTCTACGTCAACGACGCCTTCTCCGCCGCGCACCGCGCCCATGCCTCGACCGAGGGCGTCGCCCGCCTGCTGCCGAACGCCGCCGGCCGCCTGATGGAAGCCGAGCTGAAGGCGCTGACGCTCGCGCTGGAGAAGCCGGAGCGTCCGGTGGCCGCCGTCGTCGGCGGCGCCAAGATCTCGACCAAACTGGAACTGCTCGGCAACATGGTCCGCAAGGTGGATCTGCTGGTGCTGGGCGGCGGCATGGCCAACACCTTCCTGTTCGCGAAGGGCACCGACGTCGGCGCCTCGCTGTGCGAGAAGGAGATGGCCGACCAGGCCCGCGCCATCATGGCGACCGCCGAGGAGTCGAACTGCGAGATCCTGCTGCCGAAGGATTTCGTCGTCGCCAAGGAGTTCAAGGCCGGCGCCGCCAACCGCGTGGTCGCCTTCGACGCCATCGGCGCGGACGAGATGGCGCTCGACGTCGGCCCGGCAACGGTGGAGTACCTGGGCGTGAAGCTGCAGGGCGCCAAGACCATCGTGTGGAACGGCCCGCTCGGCGCCTTCGAGATCCAGCCCTTCGACGCCGGCACCAACGCGGTTGCCGGTCTGGTCGCCGCCCGCACCGAGGCCGGCGGCCTGCTGTCGGTGGCCGGCGGCGGCGACACCGTGGCGGCGATGGCCCATGCCGGGGTCGAGGACAAGTTCACC from Azospirillum thiophilum includes:
- a CDS encoding CYTH and CHAD domain-containing protein, which produces MAEADINRETELKLAAQPEDFDRLRAAPAIADRAAGPAATRTLESTYYDTEDRRLAARKVTLRVRKTGDGFVQTVKSAPDEDGIGRGEWECAVTSATPDLTLIADEAAIDLLGPLGESELQPVFTSIVERTTQDVTLGEGDGAARIEIAFDRGSIMLPDGRSRELCEVELELKEGTPAALYELAQDLAKAAPLRLEMRSKAERGHALANGEADKAVKAEKLLLDPETTVEGAVARIVRACLAHMIANEAVTLAGEDPEGVHQMRVALRRLRSATALFRPFIPTVQYLWLVGEIKWLAGSLGPARDWDVFGEELLAPVRDAFHRADGHGRSAVEDLDTLAAAAEAKRLRAYEGVREAIRSDRYTAFLLGVGGWVEKRGWRDQPVSEESVRLFQPVIGLADHLLNKRHRKAKRAGHGFAHLPVAQRHQLRIALKKLRYAVEFFRSLYDDKPVRRYIQQLAAFQDALGHLNDVATATRLLHELHDDGSRSAPGEPRAAGIVIGWHARGVADTEAALVALWHDFIDTKHFWSKPDPAV
- a CDS encoding phosphoglycerate kinase, whose amino-acid sequence is MTDFNTIDDLEVSGKTVLVRADLNVPMQDGKVSDTTRIDRLAPTLTELSSKGAKVVVLSHFGRPKNGPDAKNSLRNVLDALSAAVGQKVAFAEDCVGDKAKEAIAKVHEGAIVLLENTRFHAEEEKNDQDFARQMAELGDLYVNDAFSAAHRAHASTEGVARLLPNAAGRLMEAELKALTLALEKPERPVAAVVGGAKISTKLELLGNMVRKVDLLVLGGGMANTFLFAKGTDVGASLCEKEMADQARAIMATAEESNCEILLPKDFVVAKEFKAGAANRVVAFDAIGADEMALDVGPATVEYLGVKLQGAKTIVWNGPLGAFEIQPFDAGTNAVAGLVAARTEAGGLLSVAGGGDTVAAMAHAGVEDKFTYVSAAGGAFLEWLEGKELPGVAALKK